In one Novosphingobium humi genomic region, the following are encoded:
- a CDS encoding alpha/beta hydrolase translates to MKRLALIAALWATSAGAAPGAWVDGVLPVTNPPVSKSVDLPVTLPRDNPAPEGWAQQTPDQRLVYNVNKPQLLLWPNTTLPADRQAPAVILVPGGGFQFLAMDNEGFDVAKRLEKQGVRVFILKYRTLPVGNGFAAFKQALAGLFQRGEKVKDDDRPFAVSDTQAAIRMVRSHAAQWHIDPARVGILGFSAGAMTVLATTQANAADARPDFVGMVYGPTQGTDVPAHAPPLFSVIAADDRFFKDQDLSLLHAWRQSGASVEFHLYSAGGHGFASQPNGTTSDAWFDQYALWLKDNKITGK, encoded by the coding sequence GTGAAACGTCTTGCCCTGATCGCGGCCCTATGGGCCACTTCGGCCGGCGCCGCGCCGGGGGCATGGGTCGATGGCGTCCTGCCCGTCACCAATCCTCCGGTCAGCAAATCGGTGGACCTGCCCGTCACCCTCCCGCGCGACAATCCCGCGCCGGAGGGTTGGGCGCAGCAGACGCCCGACCAGCGCCTCGTCTATAATGTCAACAAGCCGCAATTGCTGCTCTGGCCCAACACCACGCTGCCCGCCGATAGGCAGGCGCCTGCGGTCATTCTGGTGCCGGGCGGGGGGTTTCAGTTCCTCGCCATGGACAATGAAGGCTTTGACGTGGCCAAGCGCCTTGAAAAACAGGGCGTGCGGGTGTTCATCCTGAAGTATCGCACGCTGCCCGTCGGCAATGGCTTTGCCGCCTTCAAACAGGCGCTGGCCGGTCTGTTTCAGCGCGGCGAGAAGGTGAAGGACGATGACCGACCCTTTGCCGTTTCCGATACGCAAGCCGCGATCCGCATGGTGCGCAGCCATGCCGCGCAATGGCATATCGATCCGGCGCGGGTGGGCATTCTGGGCTTTTCGGCGGGCGCGATGACGGTTCTGGCCACGACGCAGGCCAATGCGGCCGACGCACGCCCCGATTTCGTCGGCATGGTCTATGGCCCGACGCAGGGCACCGACGTGCCCGCCCATGCGCCTCCGCTCTTTTCCGTCATCGCCGCCGATGACCGCTTCTTCAAGGATCAGGATCTGAGCCTCCTCCACGCGTGGCGCCAGTCGGGCGCTTCGGTGGAGTTCCATCTCTACAGCGCTGGCGGTCACGGCTTTGCCTCGCAGCCCAACGGCACCACCAGCGACGCTTGGTTCGACCAATATGCGCTGTGGCTCAAAGATAACAAAATCACCGGCAAATAA
- a CDS encoding glycoside hydrolase family 2 protein — translation MRKTHALWFLAAALVTGSFPLLAEQAPDALPLATVANEPLLVSADMREGTELSGTWHYSIDPYRAGIAGFHGEAPDRGQQRWLDIDVRKTMAEDNRTMFEFDMAHAQTTSLPGSWLAATPEMRHYQGVVWYQRHFDAPAGRKGRYFLRFGAANYATTAYLNGKPLGRHEGGFTPFAFEVTQQLRDGDNQITFAVDSQATATTVPPTVTDWENYGGATRGIRLVHTPATYVDNAMVRLTTDGKLEAEAHLDGAAAAGQSLHLTIAGLKLDVPGKSDAKGNWKATIPAPRSLVRWSPDNPKLYDVTISAGEDVWRDRIGFRTIERKGADILLNGKPIFLRGISMHEEEIGPNPARIITPEAATALLGEIKNGLHGNYVRLSHYPHSEVMTRAADRLGLLVWSEVPVYWMVAWSNPGTLAAARNMLAENILRDRNRASVVIWSVANETPVNDARNAFLRTLIGDVRRLDPSRLVSAALLVKREEDARVPTMTMADPLAADLDILSINTYNGWYTPDRLSDLPASVWHVPADRPLVFSEFGADAKSGFHSPERLQKFSEEFQAEYYRKTLEMADRVPTLRGMSPWILKDFRSPRRQNPDFQMGWNRKGLISETGQRKMAFDVLANYYTMKSKETPK, via the coding sequence ATGCGCAAGACCCACGCACTCTGGTTTCTCGCCGCAGCCCTTGTGACGGGCAGCTTTCCGCTTCTGGCCGAGCAGGCGCCCGATGCGCTGCCTCTTGCCACGGTTGCCAATGAACCGCTGCTGGTTTCGGCCGACATGCGCGAGGGCACCGAGCTTTCCGGCACATGGCATTACTCGATCGACCCCTATCGCGCCGGGATCGCCGGTTTCCACGGCGAAGCGCCTGATCGGGGCCAGCAGCGCTGGCTGGACATCGATGTGCGCAAGACCATGGCCGAAGATAACCGGACCATGTTCGAATTTGACATGGCCCATGCCCAGACCACCTCGCTGCCCGGATCATGGCTGGCTGCCACGCCCGAAATGCGCCATTATCAGGGCGTTGTGTGGTATCAGCGCCATTTCGACGCGCCCGCGGGGCGCAAGGGCCGCTATTTCCTGCGCTTTGGCGCGGCCAATTACGCTACCACCGCCTATTTGAACGGCAAGCCACTTGGGCGGCATGAAGGCGGTTTTACGCCCTTTGCCTTTGAAGTAACGCAGCAATTGCGCGACGGCGACAACCAGATCACCTTTGCCGTCGATTCGCAGGCCACCGCCACCACCGTCCCCCCCACCGTCACTGATTGGGAAAACTATGGCGGGGCTACGCGCGGCATCCGTCTGGTCCATACGCCCGCCACCTATGTCGACAATGCGATGGTCCGCCTGACCACCGATGGCAAGCTGGAGGCCGAGGCGCATCTGGACGGCGCAGCCGCCGCGGGGCAGAGCCTGCACCTGACGATTGCCGGGCTGAAGCTGGACGTGCCGGGCAAGAGTGACGCAAAGGGCAATTGGAAGGCCACGATCCCCGCGCCGCGCTCGCTGGTGCGCTGGTCGCCGGATAATCCCAAACTCTATGATGTGACCATCAGCGCGGGCGAGGATGTGTGGCGCGACCGGATCGGGTTCCGCACCATCGAGCGCAAAGGCGCCGACATCCTGCTGAACGGCAAGCCGATTTTCCTGCGCGGCATTTCGATGCACGAGGAAGAGATCGGCCCCAACCCGGCCCGCATCATCACGCCCGAAGCGGCCACCGCCTTGCTGGGCGAGATCAAGAACGGGCTGCACGGCAATTACGTCCGCCTTTCGCATTACCCCCATTCCGAGGTGATGACCCGCGCCGCCGACCGTCTGGGCCTCTTGGTGTGGAGCGAGGTGCCGGTGTACTGGATGGTGGCATGGAGCAATCCCGGCACACTGGCGGCGGCGCGCAACATGCTGGCCGAAAACATCCTGCGCGACCGCAACCGGGCCTCGGTGGTGATCTGGAGCGTGGCCAATGAAACCCCGGTCAATGATGCCCGCAACGCTTTCCTGCGCACGCTGATCGGCGATGTGCGCCGCCTCGACCCCTCCCGTCTGGTCAGCGCCGCCCTGCTGGTCAAGCGCGAGGAAGATGCCAGGGTGCCGACCATGACCATGGCCGACCCGCTGGCGGCTGATCTCGATATCCTCTCGATCAACACCTATAACGGCTGGTACACGCCCGATCGCCTGTCCGATCTGCCCGCCAGCGTATGGCATGTGCCCGCCGACCGTCCGCTGGTGTTTTCCGAATTTGGCGCGGATGCCAAATCGGGTTTCCACAGCCCGGAACGGCTGCAGAAATTCTCCGAGGAATTTCAGGCCGAATATTACCGCAAGACGCTGGAAATGGCCGATCGCGTGCCCACGCTGCGCGGCATGTCGCCATGGATACTCAAGGATTTCCGCTCGCCGCGGCGCCAGAATCCCGATTTCCAGATGGGCTGGAACCGCAAGGGGCTGATTTCCGAAACCGGACAGCGCAAGATGGCCTTTGACGTGCTGGCCAATTACTACACGATGAAATCCAAGGAGACGCCCAAGTGA